A single Fundidesulfovibrio soli DNA region contains:
- a CDS encoding HD-GYP domain-containing protein: MYIANPGLSGQSNPHVYLCEGLLSDEASIEKIAPPYCDAYIDTEQGAYFNEHPEEKANFESLFNSIVFSGGRDDNGEHSLDDILENLKAADANYSEMLEQYKAIARKMYGAQTVDVAACEKLTESLVVSEEKMLLALLLVSRMRTSDPYAYTHSLNVSMLGVMAARALGYGQDTQLVFGMSGIFHDIGKTLIPDRILRKSSRLTTAEFEEIKRHPVYARKLLSQHRDMPEDVVHVAHEHHEHHDGSGYPRGLKGPEINRVAAAISVLDTYDALRSDRYYKEAVSSHKAICVVYSLRGKSFDPQLADKFIKTVGIYPVGTIVKLESGMKGIVTRQNGDNLLRPHIRLILDGNNRYCERRDVNLLDEDSKGPYAIKDTLTNKECRIHVSSLMS, translated from the coding sequence ATGTATATCGCCAACCCAGGCCTTTCCGGCCAGAGCAACCCCCACGTCTACCTCTGCGAAGGTCTCCTGAGCGACGAGGCGAGCATCGAAAAGATCGCACCGCCCTATTGCGACGCATACATAGACACTGAGCAAGGGGCGTATTTCAACGAGCACCCTGAAGAGAAAGCCAACTTCGAGTCCCTCTTCAACTCCATCGTCTTTTCCGGCGGCCGGGACGACAACGGCGAGCACAGCCTGGACGACATCCTGGAGAACCTCAAGGCGGCGGACGCCAATTACTCGGAGATGCTGGAGCAATACAAGGCCATCGCCAGGAAGATGTACGGTGCGCAGACCGTGGACGTGGCGGCCTGCGAGAAGCTGACGGAGTCGCTGGTGGTCTCGGAGGAGAAGATGCTCCTGGCCCTGCTGCTCGTCTCGCGCATGCGCACCTCAGACCCTTACGCCTACACCCACAGCCTGAACGTCTCCATGCTCGGGGTGATGGCCGCCAGGGCCTTGGGGTACGGCCAGGACACCCAGCTGGTCTTCGGCATGTCGGGCATCTTCCACGACATAGGCAAGACCCTCATACCTGACAGGATACTCAGGAAATCAAGCAGGCTGACCACGGCGGAGTTTGAGGAGATCAAACGCCACCCCGTGTACGCCAGGAAGCTGCTCTCCCAGCACCGGGACATGCCGGAGGACGTGGTGCATGTGGCCCATGAACATCACGAGCACCACGACGGCTCGGGCTACCCGCGAGGCCTGAAGGGCCCCGAGATCAACCGGGTGGCCGCAGCCATCAGCGTGCTGGACACCTATGACGCGCTGCGCTCGGACCGTTACTACAAGGAGGCCGTCAGCTCGCACAAAGCCATCTGCGTGGTGTACAGCCTGCGCGGCAAGTCCTTCGATCCGCAACTGGCGGACAAATTCATCAAGACGGTGGGCATATATCCCGTTGGCACCATCGTGAAGTTGGAATCGGGCATGAAGGGCATCGTGACCAGGCAGAACGGCGACAACTTGCTTCGCCCCCACATCAGGCTGATCCTGGACGGGAACAACCGCTATTGCGAACGGCGCGACGTCAACCTGCTCGACGAGGACTCCAAGGGCCCCTACGCCATCAAGGACACGCTGACCAACAAGGAGTGCAGGATACACGTCTCTTCGCTCATGAGCTGA
- a CDS encoding winged helix-turn-helix domain-containing protein, producing MSLGGVKPPVVRLRLWLETEEGMFFGTGRGMLLEAVERNGSLKKAAEELGMSYRAAWGKIRASEKVLGVMLIEQTASRKGGHILTPAGRLLVDKFRQWYDAVEGIAVEKARQIFPWECRAFGDDHRERTGREATQGDVQEEGGEG from the coding sequence ATGAGCCTCGGAGGCGTCAAGCCGCCCGTGGTGCGCCTGCGCCTCTGGCTTGAGACCGAGGAGGGCATGTTCTTCGGCACGGGCCGGGGTATGCTCCTGGAAGCGGTGGAGCGCAACGGCTCCCTCAAGAAGGCCGCCGAGGAGCTGGGCATGTCCTACCGGGCGGCCTGGGGCAAGATACGCGCTTCGGAGAAAGTGCTGGGCGTGATGCTCATCGAGCAGACGGCCAGCAGGAAGGGCGGGCACATCCTCACCCCGGCGGGCAGGCTCCTGGTGGACAAGTTCCGCCAGTGGTACGATGCGGTGGAGGGTATCGCCGTGGAGAAGGCCCGCCAGATTTTCCCCTGGGAGTGCCGCGCGTTCGGCGACGATCATAGGGAGCGCACGGGCCGCGAGGCCACCCAGGGCGACGTTCAGGAAGAGGGCGGCGAAGGCTGA
- a CDS encoding GNAT family N-acetyltransferase, which produces MPVNNTEPLSVYAAGPGYAPCLAAMILDSSRAHRLRGFIEHILDLPKPKALRLLSRLAAHPGQLCGRIDNAYVALVDGVCSGMVTVRPAGRIEEFPFSPEALAEAASAERLDGAWLEGALERQRAFAEALSGARGPAPSGTWFVEYLAVRYENRSAGVAKALLGRVAAEVGGAGGTALELYCETGNSRAEAMCAALGFEPEGTPGGPEAWGLRLMRKAL; this is translated from the coding sequence ATGCCCGTCAACAACACCGAGCCCCTATCCGTATACGCCGCCGGACCTGGCTACGCGCCCTGCCTGGCGGCGATGATCCTGGATTCCAGCCGGGCCCATCGGCTGCGAGGCTTCATCGAACACATCCTGGACCTGCCCAAGCCGAAGGCCCTGCGCCTGCTGTCCCGGTTGGCCGCGCATCCTGGCCAGCTCTGCGGACGCATCGACAACGCCTACGTGGCCCTGGTGGACGGTGTGTGCTCCGGAATGGTCACGGTACGCCCGGCCGGGCGCATTGAGGAGTTCCCCTTCTCGCCGGAGGCCCTTGCCGAGGCCGCTTCGGCCGAGCGCCTGGACGGCGCATGGCTTGAGGGCGCGCTTGAACGCCAGCGGGCCTTCGCCGAGGCGCTGTCCGGGGCGCGAGGCCCCGCCCCGTCGGGAACGTGGTTTGTGGAGTATCTTGCCGTACGCTATGAAAACCGCAGCGCCGGTGTGGCCAAGGCGCTGCTCGGCCGGGTGGCCGCGGAAGTGGGTGGAGCGGGCGGCACCGCTTTGGAGCTCTACTGCGAGACGGGCAATTCCCGGGCTGAGGCCATGTGCGCGGCCCTGGGCTTCGAGCCGGAAGGCACTCCCGGAGGCCCGGAAGCCTGGGGGCTCCGCCTGATGCGTAAGGCGCTTTGA
- a CDS encoding ABC transporter substrate-binding protein, protein MSLSDVRLQLKWKHQFQFAGYYAAVEKGFFAKEGLNVQLIEGFPGFAPSERLFTGQADYAVDTTAILLERQKGAKVVALAAIFQHSPNILLTRRDSGLTTPQSLAGKRIMFTDSTDPECRAMLANEGVFAKDYTSVPHSWSIDPLIDGSVDAITAYITNEPYTMERRGVAPGIIIPNQYAVDFYGDCLTTSEDEIAQHPRRVEAFLRAIAAGWRYAMAHPEEMVDVILERYPTQRTRDELLYEAAAMRDLIQPDLVDVGHMNPARWQHIAKTYERLGLLSPGFNMEGFLYPEIKQAQSDSERRQVRNMVTIGVTLFLAGCMVGVTLLVFNKRLSRIVRERTSALEQSRDFFLAVINAMNDPVFVKDASLRYILLNTSCAELAGGKPEDFIGKTDADLFPGEVAKAYGVEDRIVLAEGSVPVRQEIFTTARGATHTLLIQKTRYTDITGQMFLVGVMTDITEFKGMQDAVVQAEKMMSLGVLAAGMAHEINNPLGIIMQSSQNLQRRLFEGLKANKAVAEELGVDFQAMSAYMRRRGILESLEHIREACARAASIVRNMLEFSRKSGEDHSRCELPAIVENVLEMISNDYDLKKRYDFRKIKLEKQYDPDSVPVFCSPTKLGQVILNILLNALQAMTSGGQAPEEPTLTIHVRPDGDLMRIEIMDNGPGMDPAVRKRIFEPFFTTKVPGKGTGLGMFVSYNIITEMHGGQLLVDSTPGKGTTFTIMLPRPPSGGAAPSGPAA, encoded by the coding sequence GTGTCCCTTTCCGATGTCCGCCTCCAGCTCAAATGGAAGCACCAGTTCCAGTTCGCGGGCTACTATGCGGCCGTGGAGAAAGGCTTTTTCGCCAAGGAGGGCCTGAACGTCCAGCTCATCGAGGGCTTCCCCGGGTTCGCGCCATCGGAGCGGCTGTTCACCGGGCAGGCCGACTACGCGGTGGACACCACCGCCATCCTGCTGGAGCGCCAGAAGGGCGCGAAAGTGGTGGCCCTGGCCGCGATTTTCCAGCATTCGCCCAACATACTGCTCACACGGCGCGACAGCGGCCTGACCACGCCCCAGTCCCTGGCGGGCAAGCGGATCATGTTCACCGACTCAACGGACCCCGAATGCCGGGCCATGCTCGCCAACGAGGGCGTGTTCGCCAAGGACTACACCTCCGTGCCCCACTCCTGGAGCATCGATCCGCTCATCGACGGCTCGGTGGACGCCATAACCGCGTACATCACCAACGAGCCCTACACCATGGAGCGGCGCGGGGTGGCGCCGGGTATCATCATCCCAAATCAGTACGCCGTGGACTTCTACGGCGACTGCCTGACCACATCTGAGGATGAAATCGCCCAGCACCCGCGCAGGGTGGAGGCCTTCCTGCGCGCGATCGCGGCGGGGTGGCGCTACGCCATGGCCCACCCTGAGGAAATGGTGGATGTGATCCTGGAGCGCTATCCCACGCAGCGCACGCGCGACGAACTGCTCTACGAGGCGGCGGCCATGCGCGACCTCATCCAGCCGGACCTGGTCGACGTGGGGCACATGAACCCGGCACGCTGGCAGCATATAGCCAAAACCTACGAGCGGCTCGGGCTGCTGTCCCCCGGGTTCAACATGGAAGGGTTCCTTTACCCAGAAATCAAGCAGGCCCAGAGCGACAGCGAGCGCAGGCAGGTGCGCAACATGGTCACCATCGGCGTGACCTTGTTCCTGGCTGGATGCATGGTGGGCGTGACGCTTCTGGTTTTCAACAAACGCCTGAGCAGAATAGTCCGCGAGCGCACCAGCGCCCTGGAGCAGTCGAGGGACTTCTTTCTGGCCGTCATCAACGCCATGAACGACCCCGTCTTCGTCAAGGATGCCTCCTTGCGCTACATCCTGCTCAACACCTCCTGCGCGGAACTGGCGGGGGGAAAGCCGGAGGACTTCATCGGCAAGACCGATGCGGACCTCTTTCCCGGAGAGGTGGCGAAGGCCTACGGAGTCGAGGACAGAATCGTGCTGGCGGAGGGGAGTGTCCCGGTGCGCCAGGAAATCTTCACCACCGCCCGGGGTGCGACGCACACGCTGCTGATCCAGAAGACCCGCTACACGGACATCACCGGGCAGATGTTCCTTGTGGGCGTGATGACCGACATCACCGAGTTCAAGGGGATGCAGGACGCGGTGGTCCAGGCCGAGAAGATGATGTCGCTGGGCGTGCTGGCGGCGGGCATGGCCCACGAGATCAACAACCCCCTGGGCATCATCATGCAGTCCTCCCAGAACCTTCAGCGCCGTCTTTTCGAGGGCCTGAAGGCCAACAAGGCCGTTGCCGAAGAGCTGGGCGTCGATTTTCAGGCCATGTCGGCCTACATGCGGCGCAGGGGCATCCTCGAGTCGCTGGAGCACATCCGCGAGGCCTGCGCCCGTGCAGCCTCCATCGTGCGCAATATGCTGGAGTTCAGCCGCAAGAGCGGGGAGGATCACTCCCGGTGCGAGCTTCCGGCCATCGTAGAGAACGTCCTTGAAATGATATCCAACGATTATGATCTCAAGAAGCGCTATGATTTCCGTAAAATAAAGCTGGAAAAGCAGTACGATCCCGATTCCGTTCCGGTGTTCTGTTCTCCCACGAAGCTCGGGCAGGTGATCCTGAACATCCTGCTCAACGCCCTGCAGGCCATGACCTCCGGAGGGCAAGCCCCGGAGGAGCCCACCCTGACCATTCACGTGCGCCCGGACGGGGACCTGATGCGCATTGAAATCATGGACAACGGCCCCGGCATGGATCCCGCCGTGCGCAAACGCATATTCGAGCCTTTCTTCACCACCAAGGTCCCCGGCAAGGGAACAGGGCTGGGCATGTTCGTCTCCTACAACATCATCACCGAGATGCACGGGGGGCAGCTGCTGGTTGATTCCACTCCGGGCAAGGGTACGACCTTCACCATCATGCTGCCCAGGCCCCCCTCCGGCGGCGCCGCACCGTCAGGCCCGGCGGCCTGA
- a CDS encoding aldo/keto reductase — MSDTGKKAGFSRRDFLKAAGATGLAAGVTPAAALAAQDAAPQPGTMPKRKLGKTGVEVSVLGLGGMFDTINNQLLLKQAHAWGVTYWDTAEAYGNGLSEEGFGRYFSRNPNARKDIFLVTKVVAKQGSDYTARLDAALKRLQTDHVDLFFIHAISGIDEMTQYKQWAADMKKAGKMKHFGFSTHTNMEDCMLGAAKMDWIDAIMVTYNYRLMQTPKMREALDACVKAGVGVVAMKTQGGGPVKTDSEAELKMAGRFMEKGFTDKQAKLKAVWEEPAIASICSQMPNLTILSANVASARDKTALAREDVQVFGELAEATKCDYCAGCGSICQGAVGGLVAVNDVMRCLMYYRDYGDQDLAREVFASLPEETRARMLDVDYTKAEKACPQGLAIAELMREAKTLLA, encoded by the coding sequence ATGAGCGACACGGGCAAAAAGGCGGGATTTTCCCGCAGAGACTTCCTCAAGGCGGCCGGAGCCACCGGCCTGGCGGCGGGCGTCACCCCGGCCGCGGCGCTGGCCGCGCAGGATGCGGCCCCCCAGCCCGGAACCATGCCCAAGCGCAAGCTGGGCAAGACCGGGGTTGAGGTCTCGGTGCTGGGCCTGGGCGGCATGTTCGACACCATCAACAACCAGTTGCTGCTCAAGCAGGCCCACGCCTGGGGCGTGACCTACTGGGACACTGCCGAAGCCTACGGCAACGGCCTCTCCGAGGAGGGCTTCGGCCGCTACTTCAGCCGCAACCCCAACGCCCGCAAGGACATCTTCCTGGTCACCAAGGTCGTGGCCAAGCAGGGCTCGGACTACACCGCCCGCCTGGACGCCGCGCTCAAGCGCCTCCAGACCGATCACGTGGACCTGTTCTTCATCCACGCCATCTCCGGCATCGACGAGATGACCCAGTACAAGCAGTGGGCCGCGGACATGAAGAAGGCCGGAAAGATGAAGCACTTCGGCTTCAGCACCCACACCAACATGGAAGACTGCATGCTGGGCGCGGCCAAGATGGACTGGATCGACGCCATCATGGTCACCTACAACTACCGGCTCATGCAGACGCCCAAGATGCGCGAGGCGCTCGACGCCTGCGTCAAGGCGGGCGTCGGCGTGGTGGCCATGAAGACCCAGGGCGGCGGTCCGGTGAAGACCGACTCCGAGGCCGAACTCAAAATGGCCGGACGCTTCATGGAGAAGGGCTTCACCGACAAGCAGGCCAAGCTCAAGGCCGTGTGGGAGGAGCCCGCCATCGCGAGCATCTGCTCCCAGATGCCCAACCTGACCATCCTTTCGGCCAACGTGGCCTCCGCCAGGGACAAGACCGCCCTGGCCCGCGAGGACGTGCAGGTGTTCGGCGAGCTGGCCGAGGCCACCAAGTGCGACTACTGCGCGGGCTGCGGCAGCATCTGCCAGGGCGCGGTGGGCGGGCTGGTGGCCGTCAACGACGTGATGCGCTGCCTGATGTACTACCGCGACTACGGCGACCAGGACCTGGCCCGCGAGGTGTTCGCCTCCCTGCCGGAGGAGACCCGCGCCAGGATGCTCGATGTTGATTACACCAAGGCCGAGAAGGCCTGCCCCCAGGGCCTGGCCATCGCCGAACTCATGCGCGAGGCCAAGACGCTGCTGGCCTGA
- a CDS encoding sensor histidine kinase, translated as MGNATFSDRFLDLVGKNMALEGKPGECGGQLAQAMKELTGSEAILLIECLEHSGLDHHRLVAAIPPQAGWIATHEDMEGLALLSHGYTRSSVLDTLNARGEEAVFLREMRARNLVVVPLCYAGRRMGALFLFGVDDSGAMDGLLASLDSAASLLAMILHNDFLCQNLEHLVDTRREELARTHEALRQNEERYRALFSEMSDPVLVAEAQSGIIVDCNKAAKAFFGRSREQLVGAHQRALHPESEVEGEFSRGFVRHIQNPQEVQEARVIAANGRIRLVNIRVSKLMLGGVACLMGIFRDITQRRAMEQTLTFLATSAERSQGRGFFGALAEFLAETLEMEFVCIDRLHGDGLHAITLAIYHLGVFEDNITYALKDTPCAEVVERAVCCFPRDVCALFPGDPVLREIKAESYVGITLRDSAGQPTGLIAVIGRRPLQDVRLAESILQLVGVRASGELERLMAKEATEASLRDKELLLREIHHRVKNNLQIVSSLLSLQAMNLENEAALQVLAESRCRVASMALIHEQLYRSHTFSNIRVEGYLKDLLPRLVSSFSGNRDIKVAISAADIDLNIDQAIPFGLLVNELATNALKHAFNGRDEGMVRVDASLRDRNLVLVFEDDGIGLPGDFDLLEAGSLGLQIVKLLAGQLNGDLGVEPGPGTRFVLNFPLQPADVAASSYAGRP; from the coding sequence ATGGGCAATGCGACATTCTCGGATCGCTTTCTGGATCTCGTGGGCAAGAATATGGCTCTGGAAGGCAAACCCGGCGAATGCGGCGGGCAACTTGCCCAGGCGATGAAAGAGCTGACCGGCTCAGAGGCGATCCTGCTGATCGAGTGCCTTGAGCATTCCGGGCTGGACCACCACAGGCTCGTGGCGGCAATCCCGCCCCAGGCCGGATGGATCGCCACGCATGAGGATATGGAAGGGCTTGCGCTGCTTTCGCATGGATATACCCGGTCCTCGGTCCTCGACACCCTGAATGCGCGGGGCGAGGAGGCGGTGTTCCTGCGGGAGATGCGCGCGCGGAATCTAGTCGTCGTCCCCCTCTGTTATGCAGGCAGGCGCATGGGCGCGCTGTTCCTGTTCGGCGTGGACGATTCGGGAGCCATGGACGGCCTGCTGGCCAGCCTGGACTCGGCGGCATCCCTTCTGGCCATGATCCTGCACAACGATTTTCTGTGCCAGAACCTTGAACATCTGGTGGACACCCGGAGAGAGGAGCTGGCCCGCACCCACGAAGCCTTGCGCCAGAACGAGGAGCGCTACCGGGCGCTTTTCAGCGAGATGTCCGACCCCGTGCTTGTCGCCGAAGCCCAGTCCGGCATCATCGTGGACTGCAACAAGGCCGCCAAGGCCTTCTTCGGCAGGTCGCGGGAGCAACTCGTCGGCGCGCACCAGCGGGCCCTGCATCCCGAGAGCGAGGTCGAGGGCGAGTTCAGCAGGGGCTTTGTCAGGCACATCCAGAACCCCCAAGAGGTGCAGGAGGCCCGCGTTATCGCCGCCAACGGCCGCATCCGCCTGGTGAACATCCGGGTGAGCAAGCTGATGCTGGGCGGTGTAGCCTGCCTCATGGGCATCTTCCGCGACATAACGCAACGCCGCGCCATGGAGCAGACCTTGACGTTCCTGGCCACCAGCGCGGAACGCAGCCAGGGGCGCGGTTTTTTCGGAGCCCTGGCGGAGTTCCTGGCGGAAACCCTGGAGATGGAGTTCGTCTGCATCGACAGGCTGCACGGTGACGGACTGCACGCGATCACCCTGGCGATCTATCACCTGGGCGTCTTCGAGGATAACATAACCTACGCCCTCAAGGACACTCCCTGCGCGGAAGTGGTGGAGAGGGCCGTATGCTGCTTCCCGCGGGATGTGTGCGCATTGTTCCCGGGCGACCCGGTGCTCCGCGAGATCAAGGCCGAGAGTTACGTCGGCATCACGCTGCGTGATTCAGCCGGGCAGCCGACGGGGCTCATCGCCGTCATCGGCCGGCGCCCCCTGCAGGATGTCCGCCTTGCGGAATCCATCCTGCAACTGGTCGGCGTCCGCGCCAGCGGCGAGCTGGAGAGGCTCATGGCCAAAGAGGCCACCGAGGCATCCCTGCGCGACAAGGAGTTGCTGCTGCGAGAAATCCACCACAGGGTGAAGAACAACCTCCAGATCGTCTCCAGCCTGCTGAGCCTCCAGGCGATGAACCTGGAGAACGAAGCCGCCCTGCAGGTTCTGGCGGAAAGCCGGTGCAGGGTTGCATCCATGGCCCTGATTCACGAACAGCTCTACCGCTCGCATACGTTTTCCAACATCAGGGTTGAGGGATACCTCAAGGATCTGCTGCCCCGCCTGGTGTCATCGTTCAGCGGCAACCGTGACATAAAGGTCGCGATCTCCGCCGCCGACATTGATCTGAACATCGACCAGGCCATACCGTTCGGCCTGCTGGTCAACGAGCTGGCCACCAATGCCCTCAAGCACGCATTCAACGGCCGGGACGAAGGCATGGTGCGGGTGGACGCATCCCTGCGGGATCGCAATCTGGTTCTTGTCTTCGAGGATGACGGAATCGGGCTGCCGGGGGATTTTGATCTCCTGGAGGCCGGCTCCCTGGGGCTTCAGATCGTCAAGCTGCTCGCCGGGCAGCTGAACGGCGACTTAGGCGTCGAACCGGGACCGGGCACCCGCTTCGTGCTCAACTTCCCGCTGCAACCTGCCGATGTCGCGGCCAGCAGCTACGCCGGCCGCCCCTGA
- a CDS encoding 4Fe-4S binding protein, which yields MSIVTVRRISQAFFLLLFLWFCVAATVGPHWWQLRGWPINWILSLDPLTALSTLLATGTLYAPLVWAVPAVVLTAVLGRFFCGFACPLGTLNQFTGWLARRGKTREAQAARVQGNAHHRLQSFKYLLLAFLLACAALGSVQAGLLDPLPLLHRSINLTILPLADANFQALSDEPRAYQSAWLIGAVLLAVIGLNMLRPRFFCRFLCPLGALFAVAGRFSPWRLGKAEANKCGDCRLCEEYCEGGCRPSGEIISSECVLCMNCLKRCPAGRMGFSVSPPAAGSLPMPAISRRGALAAVAAGALSAPLWRVGALGAADRDPNLIRPPGSLDEDRFLARCIRCGQCMRACPSNIIQPALLQAGVQGLWTPALNYRIGRSGCQPNCVACGNVCPTAAIRPLSLEEKHGVGEYAQAGPIRLGVAFVDRTRCLPWAMDRPCIVCQELCPVSPKAIFTRVVFEPVRGGRVAAARLAGESLDVSGQLPPGLNLGSGDYAVRPATAPDAAPRRILAQSGSRLTLDRPPSGWADPAPGDKIDVVVRLQRPFVDPARCIGCGMCEHECPVSGLRAIRVTSENESRSRSGRMLA from the coding sequence ATGAGCATCGTCACCGTCCGCCGCATCAGCCAGGCCTTCTTCCTGCTGCTCTTTCTCTGGTTCTGCGTGGCCGCCACGGTGGGGCCGCATTGGTGGCAGCTGCGCGGCTGGCCCATCAACTGGATTCTCAGCCTGGACCCGCTCACGGCGCTCTCCACCCTGCTGGCCACGGGCACGCTCTATGCGCCGCTGGTCTGGGCCGTGCCCGCCGTGGTGCTCACGGCCGTGCTGGGGCGCTTCTTCTGCGGCTTCGCCTGCCCTTTGGGCACGCTGAACCAGTTTACCGGCTGGCTCGCCCGGCGCGGCAAAACACGCGAGGCCCAGGCAGCTCGGGTGCAGGGCAACGCCCACCACCGGTTGCAATCCTTCAAGTACCTGCTGCTGGCCTTCCTCCTGGCCTGCGCGGCCCTGGGCTCCGTGCAGGCGGGCCTGCTGGACCCCCTGCCCCTGCTGCACCGCTCCATCAACCTGACCATCCTGCCCCTGGCGGACGCGAACTTCCAGGCGCTCAGCGACGAACCCAGGGCCTACCAGTCGGCCTGGCTGATCGGCGCGGTGCTCCTGGCCGTCATCGGGCTGAACATGCTGCGGCCCCGCTTCTTCTGCCGCTTCCTCTGCCCGCTGGGCGCCCTGTTCGCCGTGGCCGGGCGCTTCTCGCCCTGGCGGCTGGGCAAGGCCGAGGCCAACAAATGCGGCGACTGCCGCCTGTGCGAGGAATACTGCGAAGGCGGCTGCCGCCCCTCGGGCGAGATCATCAGCAGCGAGTGCGTGCTGTGCATGAACTGCCTGAAACGCTGCCCGGCCGGGCGCATGGGCTTTTCCGTAAGCCCCCCGGCGGCGGGCTCGCTGCCCATGCCCGCCATCTCCCGGCGCGGGGCGCTGGCCGCCGTGGCCGCCGGAGCCTTGAGCGCGCCGCTGTGGCGCGTGGGGGCGCTTGGCGCTGCCGACCGCGACCCAAACCTGATCCGCCCCCCGGGCTCCCTGGACGAGGACCGCTTCCTGGCCCGCTGCATCCGCTGCGGCCAATGCATGCGGGCCTGCCCCTCCAACATCATCCAGCCCGCGCTTCTGCAGGCGGGCGTGCAGGGCCTGTGGACCCCGGCCCTCAACTACCGCATCGGGCGCAGCGGCTGCCAGCCCAACTGCGTGGCCTGCGGCAACGTCTGCCCCACGGCCGCCATCCGGCCCCTCAGCCTGGAGGAGAAGCACGGCGTGGGCGAGTACGCCCAGGCCGGGCCCATACGTCTGGGAGTCGCCTTCGTGGACCGCACCCGCTGCCTGCCCTGGGCCATGGACCGCCCCTGCATCGTCTGCCAGGAGCTCTGCCCGGTGAGCCCCAAGGCCATCTTCACCCGCGTGGTCTTCGAGCCGGTGCGCGGCGGGCGCGTGGCCGCCGCCAGGCTGGCGGGCGAGTCCCTGGACGTGTCCGGCCAGCTTCCCCCCGGCCTGAACCTGGGCAGCGGGGACTACGCCGTGCGCCCTGCCACCGCGCCTGACGCCGCGCCCAGGCGCATCCTGGCACAATCCGGCTCGCGCCTGACCCTGGACCGCCCGCCCTCAGGCTGGGCGGACCCGGCCCCCGGCGACAAGATCGACGTGGTGGTGCGCCTCCAGCGCCCCTTCGTGGACCCGGCCCGCTGCATCGGCTGCGGCATGTGCGAGCACGAGTGCCCTGTGTCCGGGCTACGGGCCATCAGGGTCACCAGCGAGAACGAATCCCGCTCTCGCTCCGGGCGGATGCTGGCCTGA
- a CDS encoding L-2-amino-thiazoline-4-carboxylic acid hydrolase yields the protein MQAGTLAAFGCCLPLTGWTSPPSYYQANRERLLSEFAGVCGEVGQRLAPRTDKAGAVAREALEAFAPMIDAMPGIGGEANRNQPYIVYAGWLAAISKAMKAHGMAASDAGRLYYDLCLDSLRATPPAALKATGEAFFSPEGYAATVAWAEWTHLRTYPGDWVATVWRGDGRDYDIGLDYSECGAFKFFTSQGEEEVAPYFCLNDFPRSSLQGTGLSRQNTLAQGGAVCDFRYKKGRPVAQSWDTEAPKLMRRLRSTE from the coding sequence ATGCAGGCAGGCACTCTTGCCGCCTTCGGCTGCTGCCTGCCTTTGACGGGCTGGACCTCGCCCCCCTCCTATTACCAGGCCAACCGCGAGCGGTTGCTGTCCGAGTTCGCCGGTGTCTGCGGGGAGGTGGGCCAGCGGCTCGCCCCCCGCACGGACAAGGCCGGCGCGGTTGCCCGCGAAGCCCTGGAGGCATTCGCCCCCATGATCGACGCCATGCCCGGGATAGGCGGCGAGGCCAACCGCAATCAGCCCTACATCGTATACGCGGGTTGGCTGGCGGCCATCTCGAAGGCCATGAAGGCCCACGGCATGGCCGCATCGGACGCCGGACGCCTGTATTACGATCTTTGCCTGGATAGCCTGCGCGCCACGCCCCCGGCAGCGCTCAAGGCCACGGGGGAGGCCTTCTTCAGCCCGGAAGGCTACGCCGCCACGGTGGCCTGGGCGGAATGGACCCATCTGCGGACCTACCCGGGGGACTGGGTCGCGACTGTCTGGCGCGGCGACGGCCGGGATTACGACATCGGCCTGGACTACAGCGAGTGCGGGGCGTTCAAGTTCTTCACATCGCAAGGGGAGGAGGAGGTCGCCCCCTACTTCTGCCTCAACGACTTCCCCCGCTCCAGCCTCCAGGGCACGGGACTTTCGCGCCAAAACACGCTGGCCCAGGGCGGCGCGGTCTGCGACTTCCGATACAAGAAGGGACGCCCCGTGGCCCAAAGCTGGGACACAGAGGCTCCAAAGCTCATGCGGCGCTTGAGGTCTACGGAGTAA